The genomic stretch ATTGTGCCCCCCTCGTGTGTACCCGTCCCCGAGCGTCTGGAACCAACACACTTACGCAAAGAGCACCTTCGTTGTGCTATCGTTACCCGTGAATTATCCGAATGGGAGGGAGACCGGTCTGCTTCCCAGACAATTGGCTTTGTGTGGTTCGCGTGGTGCCCCTTTTAGTTATCTTGTTGGCTACGTCCGGGATCCTTGGACCGGATACGGCGCTGGAGAGGGAAACCGGATTTTTTCCAGCCGAGCAATGGGAATTCGTTCATTTTGCCGAGAACTGTAGTGATAATCCCGAAGTTCTCTACCCACCATGTTCCATACTTTGGTGGCCGCACTTCAAACTCGAAAGCGGTTCCGGAACCGCGCACCGAACCATCGATCGAGAGGGGAGGGACGGTACCTACCGTATAATGACAGGGCCCTCCCCACCTAATTATCAGAAAATACTTTCGAATCCCTGTCCGTTTTCGTTGGCTATTTATACATGGTTATTTCAAACGACACAGACATAGCTACGAATGGAACCGTTAGAATTGTTGGCCCAGGAGCGTCTTCCAAGACGTGACTTCAACCGGAAACGGGTCCCGTACCGGGACGCGTACGTGTTGGTAGGTTGGTCGGTCACGGATGCGTACGGGCACTGAGGCAAAACGGCCAAACAGGGTTGGACACTGCGAATGTCGGCGATTTCCGCCGGATCTTTTGGTCATTTCGAACCGCCTCTCGCGCAATTGCACACTTTTGTATTTCCGGCACACGACCAACGAAACAGACCCCCAAAAAAAAAGAACCGAACGGGTATCTCTACCGGATTTGTGCTACCCAACCGTACCTCGTGGTGATTGTCTCCACTCCAGcaccaccactaccacccATTTCCTCGTAAGACCAAAGAGAACACGGATATCGAAGGCACCTTTATTTCAACAAGCCGAACGAGAATAGTCGAACGTCGAGTACAGCCTTCATCCACAGTCCCATACATTCCCACCTACATCCTTGGATTAACCCACCCACACGTCCACCGACCAGCATGCCACCGTCCATTCTATCGGACGCCTCGGGCGATGCCTTTAATTCACCCGAACAATTCGTCGTGGTGGTCAATCCCTACTCGACGGGCTGTTTGATTGCCAAAGAAATGCACAAGCGCGGATACGTACTCATTGTCGTCTGGACCAAAGGCTTCTCCGCGGATATGAAGACGCACATTCCCATGAGTGCCGGGCCGATGGAGTACTACGCCGAAATTGACGAACAAGACAATCTCGACGACACCGCCGCGCTCGTCCGCAAAACGGCCAACGAACAGGGAATCGCGGCATGCCTCGCTGGAGGCGAAGCCGGAGTAGACCTCGCCGACGCACTTTCCGAACATCTCAACCTACTCACCAACGGAACCACTATTCCCAATCGACGTGACAAAAAGATTCAACAAGAACTCATTCGACAAGTAGGTCTGCGCTCCGTTCGACAAGCCGGGGGTGACCAGTTCTCGGACGTCGAGGACTTTCTCCGGACGGAACCGTATCCCCTCGTCCTCAAGCCCATCGAATCCGCCGGATCGGACGGAGTCAAGCTCTGCGAGAACTTTCCGCAAGCCAAGGATCACTTTGAGTTATTGATGAAGTCACAAATGGTCAACGGAGGGTCCTGTCCCGCCGTACTCTGCCAAGAATTTCTCCGCGGCAAAGAATACGTCGTAGATCATGTTTCTCGCAACGGCGTCCACAAAACTGTCATGGTATGGGTCTACGACAAGCGTCCCGCCAACGGATCCGCCTTTGTTTACTTTGGCTGTGTCCCGGTCGACTCCAATTCCCCGGAAGCGCTTATCGTCATTCCCTATATTCGCGGCGTCCTCGACGCCATGGGGGTACAGAACGGACCATCGCACGGGGAAGTCATGATGACCGAAGACGGTCCTTGCTTGATCGAAATGAATTGTCGCGCCCACGGTGGAGATGGTAACTGGAGACCCCTCTGCCGGGCCCTCACTGGAGGCTACTCCCAAGTCGAAGCAACCGCCGACGCCTATCTAGACGCTTTCCAATTCAATCGACTCCCCGATAAACCTCCCAGTCCCTTCAAAGCGTCCGGACAAGAAATTATTCTCGTCAGTTATTCCCAAGGGACGGTCCAGAGTTGTCCAGGATACGACGTGATCAAAAGTTTACCCTCGTTCGTCTGTTTGGAAACGGGCGTTAAACCGGGATCCGAGATAGACTACACCGTCGACCTCTTCACCGGCATCGGGAGTGTCATTCTCATGCACAAGGACCCGGCTGTGTTGGACCGCGACATTGACTTTGTCCGGTATATGGAGACCATCAACGGCCTTTTTGTGTACGAAACCAAGTTGGAAAATCTCAAACGCCCCCGTGGCGAGGCCGTTACCGAAAAGGGCCACCGTCGCGTTTTTTCTGCGGAAGGCCCTGGTCTCATTCGCCACATGTCCAACGATCGTCCCGAATTGCGCAATCCGCTGGTGAAACGTATGACCACGGTCGATGCCTCGCGGGAAGTGGTCGTTATAATCGACCCTTACTCGACTGGATGCTGCATAGCGGAAGAGATTATCAAACGGGGCTTCAACGTGATTGCACTCTGGACCGAGGGATTTTctgaagaaatgaaaaagcaTGTACCCCTCAGTGTGGGAAATGTGACATACTTCAAAGAAGTGAATCAGGCCGAGAcgttggaaaagacggaAGCGGTAGTTCGCAAAGCGGCGGAACTGTTCCGTATTGTTGCCTGTATCGCCGGCGGGGAAGCCGGAGTCGACCTTGCCGACGCTCTTTCCGAACAGCTCAAGGTTCGGACCAATGGTACCGGCATTCCCAACAAGCGCGACAAGAAACTCCAACAAGAGCTTGTCAAAAAGGTGGGACTGCGGTCAGTACGCCAAGCGGGAAGCGATAAATTTGCCGATGTCGAGCCTTTCTTGCGCCGAGAACCGTACCCGGTGGTCCTGAAGCCAGTTGAATCGGCCGGGTCAGATGGTGTCAAACTGTGCCACAATTACGACGAAGCAAAGCAGCATTTCGGGGTACTCATGAAATCGCAAATGGTCAATGGGGGGGATTGTCCAGCGGTACTCTGTCAAGAATTTTTGCGCGGGAAGGAGTACGTCGTCGACCACGTGTCTCGCGACGGTAAGCACAAAACCGTCATGGTTTGGGTGTATGACAAGCGCCCGGCAAACGGATCAGCCTTTGTCTACTTTGGTTGCGTCCCAGTAGATTCCGATTCACCCGAAGCTCGTCTATTGATTCCGTACGTACGCCGAGTACTAGACGCCTTGCAAATCAAGAACGGTCCATCGCACGGCGAAGTCATGATGACGAACAACGGTCCCTGTTTGGTAGAAATGAATTGTCGCGCACACGGTGGTGACGGGAACTGGCGTCCCCTCTGCCGCGCACTCAATGGTGGCTACTCCCAGGTCGAATCCACGGTCGATTCGTACTTGGACAGTCGTCAATTCATGATTACCCCCGAAAAACCACCTAGTCCCTTTAAAGCTCACGGCCAGGAAGCAATTTTGGTTTCATTTTCACGCGGTGTAGTCAAGGCCACTCCCGGTACGTTGGATTGCTTATCTGTGTTGAGTTGATTCCGGCGTTTTCTATCTTAAAATGTTTTACAGTCAGAGACTCACTCAATCCCTTCTTTACTATGGGCATCCCCAGgttttgaggaaattcaaaAGCTCGAGTCATTCGTCTATTTGGAGACGGGTGTTCGCGTCGGCACCTTTGTTGACTACACGGTCGACCTCTTTACCGGAATAGGTAGTGTCATCGTCATGCACCAGGACGAAGACGTATTGGAACGCGACGTTCGTCGCATTCGGCAGTTGGAATCGGAAAATTTGCTGTTTGAATACGAAACTGGCAAGGTAGTCTTTTCCTCGCCGAGCAACATTCACGACACTGGAAGCGTGACGGTGGCCTCCGCGAACCGTCCCGACTTGTATTAGATGATTTTGTGTGGTCCAACCCAATCTGTATACGCACTATGCCGAATTCTATATATATACAAACACACGGAGCGAGCCGCCATCACGGACTCGCACAAGGACGACGTTTACAGTTTAGATTATAACGTAGGCCCATTTTTTAAAAAGAATACAAAACGCTTTTTCTACAGTACTGCGGTCGCATCACCGCCTAGGAGGACGTTGCTCGCAACAGCCCATCGAGCGACGGATTCTTACGGG from Phaeodactylum tricornutum CCAP 1055/1 chromosome 12, whole genome shotgun sequence encodes the following:
- a CDS encoding predicted protein; translated protein: MEPLELLAQERLPRRDFNRKRVPYRDAYVLTPKKKEPNGYLYRICATQPYLVVIVSTPAPPLPPISSPIHSHLHPWINPPTRPPTSMPPSILSDASGDAFNSPEQFVVVVNPYSTGCLIAKEMHKRGYVLIVVWTKGFSADMKTHIPMSAGPMEYYAEIDEQDNLDDTAALVRKTANEQGIAACLAGGEAGVDLADALSEHLNLLTNGTTIPNRRDKKIQQELIRQVGLRSVRQAGGDQFSDVEDFLRTEPYPLVLKPIESAGSDGVKLCENFPQAKDHFELLMKSQMVNGGSCPAVLCQEFLRGKEYVVDHVSRNGVHKTVMVWVYDKRPANGSAFVYFGCVPVDSNSPEALIVIPYIRGVLDAMGVQNGPSHGEVMMTEDGPCLIEMNCRAHGGDGNWRPLCRALTGGYSQVEATADAYLDAFQFNRLPDKPPSPFKASGQEIILVSYSQGTVQSCPGYDVIKSLPSFVCLETGVKPGSEIDYTVDLFTGIGSVILMHKDPAVLDRDIDFVRYMETINGLFVYETKLENLKRPRGEAVTEKGHRRVFSAEGPGLIRHMSNDRPELRNPLVKRMTTVDASREVVVIIDPYSTGCCIAEEIIKRGFNVIALWTEGFSEEMKKHVPLSVGNVTYFKEVNQAETLEKTEAVVRKAAELFRIVACIAGGEAGVDLADALSEQLKVRTNGTGIPNKRDKKLQQELVKKVGLRSVRQAGSDKFADVEPFLRREPYPVVLKPVESAGSDGVKLCHNYDEAKQHFGVLMKSQMVNGGDCPAVLCQEFLRGKEYVVDHVSRDGKHKTVMVWVYDKRPANGSAFVYFGCVPVDSDSPEARLLIPYVRRVLDALQIKNGPSHGEVMMTNNGPCLVEMNCRAHGGDGNWRPLCRALNGGYSQVESTVDSYLDSRQFMITPEKPPSPFKAHGQEAILVSFSRGVVKATPGFEEIQKLESFVYLETGVRVGTFVDYTVDLFTGIGSVIVMHQDEDVLERDVRRIRQLESENLLFEYETGKVVFSSPSNIHDTGSVTVASANRPDLY